The proteins below are encoded in one region of Aspergillus nidulans FGSC A4 chromosome III:
- a CDS encoding ELL-associated factor (transcript_id=CADANIAT00005413), which yields MAASTLSAGGMIDPSKHAEYPIILGERLARRTDKTYSQLINIQYNYKPKSATPQQRSIITNSPHSRDHFNLTITDQAPNSDQNVLTYSYQGSVDPAQSASDSQEHELVLVFDAAKKAFVLEPVATQLNFNLRSAPAKTQKQLIQQYPQLRTLQEDHTSGDDRAPDQASGNDDGPADDENPYDYRHFLAKDKDNLDDDKSASGNATPEPYTTTSKAATPLITATKTAPSPQPRSKPQTNPLRQKKLATDAPRTSTAASAKPKLSSPAKVVERHTANDTVTKRENHDDVEKFVFDSSKSPSPSETGAGAVSSQKTVPSPGSNIIIDGDLIIDMGSPPPARPFKVNPAHFSSNNTPSNDEDEEDGDENEDIEDLRLPSPVPTTQRPEPGSGIQVEGDNGGTEEEEMEDEDDLLAAEMEAAFEEEARSQQSQAHIPANQYVLSEDESEVSEEE from the coding sequence ATGGCGGCGTCCACACTCTCAGCCGGCGGAATGATCGATCCATCCAAACATGCCGAATACCCCATCATCCTGGGCGAACGGCTGGCAAGAAGGACCGACAAGACATATTCACAGTTAATAAACATTCAATATAATTACAAGCCCAAGTCGGCGACCCCGCAGCAGCGATCTATTATCACCAACTCCCCTCACTCCCGGGACCACTTTAACCTAACGATCACCGATCAGGCTCCGAACTCGGACCAGAATGTCCTGACCTACTCCTACCAGGGCAGCGTTGACCCAGCACAAAGCGCATCTGACTCGCAGGAACATGAGCTAGTACTCGTATTCGACGCGGCAAAGAAAGCATTCGTGCTGGAACCTGTGGCTACACAACTCAACTTCAATCTTCGTTCGGCCCCGGCAAAAACGCAAAAGCAGTTGATCCAGCAGTATCCCCAGCTTAGGACTCTACAGGAAGACCACACGTCTGGAGATGACCGGGCGCCCGACCAGGCGAGCGGAAACGACGATGGGCCGGCGGATGATGAAAACCCCTACGACTATCGCCACTTCCTTGCCAAGGACAAAGATaaccttgatgatgataagtCAGCCTCTGGGAATGCGACTCCAGAGCCATATACTACCACGAGCAAGGCCGCAACTCCGTTGATTACGGCGACTAAGACGGCCCCTAGTCCTCAGCCTCGCTCGAAGCCTCAAACCAACCCTCTCCGTCAAAAGAAGCTGGCGACCGATGCCCCTCGGACGAGTACTGCGGCATCTGCGAAACCGAAATTGAGCTCTCCTGCTAAAGTGGTAGAAAGACACACGGCTAATGACACAGtgacgaagagggagaaTCATGACGATGTGGAAAAGTTCGTCTTTGATTCGTCCAAGTCTCCTTCACCTTCCGAGACAGGAGCTGGCGCTGTATCGTCGCAGAAAACCGTCCCTTCACCTGGATCCAACATCATTATCGACGGAGATCTGATTATAGACATGGGATCACCCCCTCCAGCTCGCCCGTTCAAGGTGAATCCTGCTCATTTCTCATCCAATAACACACCCTCgaatgatgaagatgaagaggacggagatgagaatgaggacaTTGAGGATTTGCGACTTCCATCGCCCGTTCCCACAACCCAAAGGCCGGAACCTGGCTCGGGTATCCAGGTCGAGGGTGATAATGGCGGaaccgaagaggaagagatggaagatgaagacgatttGTTGGCTGCAGAGATGGAGGCGGCctttgaagaagaggcaCGAAGTCAGCAGTCCCAGGCGCACATCCCCGCGAACCAGTATGTTTTgagcgaggatgaaagcGAGGTCAGCGAAGAGGAATGA
- a CDS encoding protein pchA (transcript_id=CADANIAT00005414) — translation MASQPPVKRPPPAPSNPVLLAAQKQWLFTDEELTRSPSQLSGMTVENENLHRSKGVNFITQVGIMLKLPQPTLATAAVYLHRFFMRYAIADKPERPGIHPYPIAATSLFLATKVEENVRRMKELVIAVCRVAQKKPDLVVDEQSKEFWKWRDTILHHEDILLEALCFDLQLEQPYRILYDFICFFRVNDNKHIRNSSWAFLNDSMYTVLCLQFPARVIAAAAFYAAASHCDIGFEDDEFGRSWWEQIDVDIAQVRRACTRMAELYESNSQHRHSQYYPPVPLAWKEGAEKTRIPRPGGSLDAPPDPSSRKRSREPEDSSKSSQQPSQDTASLKKEEASQNGARSPKRPRVGSDADQPRSAAGSLPQGGTHPHPPTTSPQSPQASSSFSHDRPPNGHHAHQSQRYQHPLPSAPRTTFPPRRNSETKNVDTIQQRIDQIVQQNSVPPKRATADKYRERDRDDEDAYQKRRPSYSSSTRNEHPPPPPPEHRQQPPPPPPPEPEPDDEGGGSEEGEL, via the coding sequence ATGGCGTCCCAACCGCCAGTCAAACGACCCCCTCCGGCGCCGTCAAACCCAGTTCTTCTCGCGGCTCAAAAACAATGGCTGTTCACGGACGAGGAGCTCACCCGCTCGCCATCGCAGCTTAGCGGCATGACGGTGGAAAACGAGAACTTGCACCGGAGCAAAGGAGTCAACTTCATCACTCAAGTTGGAATCATGTTGAAGTTGCCGCAGCCTACCCTCGCGACAGCCGCAGTTTACCTCCATCGCTTCTTCATGCGATATGCGATAGCCGACAAGCCGGAGCGACCGGGAATCCACCCGTACCCCATTGCCGCTACATCCCTTTTTTTAGCTACAAAAGTGGAGGAGAATGTCCGGAGGATGAAAGAGCTGGTGATAGCCGTCTGCCGGGTTGCACAGAAAAAGCCGGATCTGGTTGTGGATGAGCAATCCAAAGAGTTTTGGAAGTGGCGCGATACCATCCTTCACCACGAAGACATTCTGCTCGAAGCGCTATGCTTCGATCTGCAGCTCGAACAGCCATATAGGATCCTCTACGATTTTATCTGTTTCTTCCGCGTCAACGACAACAAGCATATTCGCAATTCATCCTGGGCTTTTCTCAACGATTCCATGTACACGGTTCTTTGCCTCCAGTTTCCAGCCCGCGTtatcgctgctgctgcctttTATGCAGCCGCTAGCCACTGTGATATTGgatttgaggatgatgaattCGGCCGATCCTGGTGGGAGCAGATCGACGTTGATATAGCACAGGTTCGCCGCGCATGCACCCGGATGGCAGAGCTATACGAAAGCAATTCGCAACATAGACACAGCCAGTACTACCCACCCGTTCCATTAGCTTGGAAAGAAGGTGCTGAAAAGACCAGGATTCCGCGTCCTGGTGGCTCACTCGACGCACCACCAGACCCAAGCTCCAGGAAGCGCTCGCGGGAGCCAGAGGACAGTTCAAAAAGCAGCCAGCAACCCTCACAGGACACCGCATCCTTGAAAAAAGAGGAAGCCTCTCAGAACGGGGCCCGCTCGCCAAAACGGCCCCGAGTAGGTTCAGACGCAGATCAACCTCGCTCTGCCGCAGGGTCACTGCCGCAAGGCGGGACGCATCCACACCCTCCTACAACATCACCACAATCGCCGCAagcgtcttcatccttttcCCACGACCGCCCGCCAAACGGTCACCACGCTCATCAATCCCAACGCTACCAACACCCACTCCCATCCGCACCTCGAACAACATTCCCGCCGCGCCGAAATAGCGAAACTAAAAACGTCGATACCATTCAGCAACGCATCGATCAGATCGTGCAACAAAACTCTGTACCTCCCAAACGCGCCACCGCCGACAAATATAGGGAACGGGAtcgagatgacgaggacgctTATCAGAAACGAAGACCCTCGTATTCTTCCTCTACCAGAAATGAGCACccgccacctccaccacctgaACATCGtcagcaacctcctccgccgccgcctccggaACCAGAGCCGGATGATGAGGGTGGTGGAAGTGAAGAAGGGGAATTGTAG